The sequence ACGTGCCCTCCATCCGGCTCCGATAGACCGCTGCGGCCACCACCCCGAGCAGGGCGAGTGTGGACGGCGCCAGGGTCGCCCCGGCGACGCCCAGGAGCGCACGCGCGACGATCAGCATCGACGGGCCGGCCACGAAGGCGGCCACGACCGACAGCACCAGGAACGCCGCTCCGCCGACCAGCAGCAGCCGCCGGTGGCCGATCCGGTCGCCGACCGTGCCCATGACGATGACCAGACCGGCCACCATGAATCCGTAGCTGTCGCTGATCCACAGCTGCTCGACGCCGGTGGCCCCCAGATCGGCGCTCAGCTGCGGCAGCGCGAGGAGCAACGCCGTCGCGTCGATCGCGACGAGCAATGCGGCAGCGCCAGGACGACCAGCCCCGGCCACGCCATGGTGATGCGCATATGTGGAAACTCCCTGTTCTCTCGACGTCTCGCCGGTTGGTCGGAGCGGCGGGGAGTTTTTTGACGCGGATGCGTGTCAAGACCACGGGGGCGGCTCCGACCAACCGGTGAAAGGGCCCGGCGGAGGCCCGCGCATCACGAGGAGAACGAGATGAAGTTCCTGATCGGCATGCATATCAACCCGGCCGTGCTGGACGCGCTGACCGATGAGGAGAGGGCGGCGATCGGCGAGGGTCACGGCAGGTTCATCGAGGAGCTGAAGCGGTCCGGCGAGCTGATCACCACGCAGGCGCTGGCCGACCCGTCGCAGGCCGCGGTGGTGTCCGTGCGCAACGGTCAGCCGGTGGTCACGGACGGCCCCTTCCTGGAGTCCAAGGAGTATCTGGGCGGCTTCTATCTGATCGACTGCGAGGACAGGGACCGGGCGATCGAGCTGGCGGCACTGATCCCGGACGCCGCGATCGAGGGTCTCGGAATCGAGGTGCGGCAGGTCATGTTCGCCGACGGACAATTGGAGGCATGACCGCACCGGTCGTCGAGGACCTGCTGCGTGAGCTCACGCCGCAGGTCCTCGGCGCGCTGGTACGGCGGCACGGCCGGTTCGAGGACTGTGAGGACGCCGTGCAGGAGGCCGTCCTCGCCGCCGCCGTGCAGTGGCCGGCCGAGGGGATGCCGGACAACCCGCGCGGCTGGCTGGTGACCGTCGCGTCCCGGCGGCTCATCGACCAGATGCGCAGCGACCACGCCCGCCGGGAGCGGGAGGCGGCAACGGCCGCCGACGTGGTGCCGCAGGACGTGCCGGCCACCGACGACACGCTCGTCCTGCTGTTCCTGTGCTGCCATCCCACGCTGACCCCGGCCACCCAGACCGCCCTGACGCTGCGGGCGGTCGGCGGCCTGACCACCGCCGAGATCGCCCGCGCGTTCCTGGTGCCGGAGGCCACGATGGCGGCCAGGATCAGCCGGGCCAAGCAGCGCGTCAAGGCCGCCGGCGGCTCGTTCGGCCTGCCGGACGGCGCGGAGCGCGCGGAGCGGCTGCGGGTCGTCCTGCACGTGCTTTATCTGATCTTCAACGAGGGCTACACCGCCTCATCGGGCAGCGAGCTGCACCGTGCCGACCTCGCGCGCGAGGCGATCCGGCTGACCCGGATGGTGCACGCGCAGCTGCCCGGGGACGGCGAGGTCACCGGGCTGCTCGCGCTGATGCTGCTGACCCACGCCCGCCGGGAGGCCCGTACGACGGCGGCCGGCGACCTGGTGCCGCTGGCCGAGCAGGACCGTACGAAGTGGGACCGCCGGCTGATCGACGAGGGCGTCGAGCTGGTGAAGGCGTCGCTGGCCGGTCCGGCGCTGGGGCCTTACCAGCTGCAGGCCGCCATCGCCGCCACGCACGCCGACGCCGCCATGCCCGAGGAGACGAACTGGCCGCAGGTGCACGCCCTCTATCTGATCCTGGAACGGATCGCCCCCAACCCGATGGTCACTCTCAACCGGGCGATAGCGCTCGCCGAGATCGAGGGCCCGGCGGCCGGGCTGGCCCTGCTGTCCACGCTGGACGGTGACGAGCGGATGGCCGGGCATCACCGGCTGCTGTCCGTACGCGCGCACCTGCTGGAGAAGACCGGCGACACGGCCGGGGCGTACGAGCACTACCGGCGCGCCGCGAAGGCCACCGCCAGCATCGCCGAGCAACGCTACCTGGAGTCCCGGGCCGGTCGGCTGAGGACGAGGTCGTAGCCCGTTCGGGGCCGCCTCCAGCGGTCAGGCGACGACCGGCGCGGTGGGGGAGCCGCCTCCCCTGCCTCGCCTCCCCGCATCCGGCGAGCGTCAACGGCGCGGACCTGGTGATCGACGGAGGGGCGATCAGGACCGTCCGACGGATCAGGGCGTCGGGAACGTGGAGAGCGTCACGTAGGTGACGCGGCCGTCCGTCATGACGAGGGCGACCCGCTGACCGGGGCGCAGGTGCCGCAGCGGGCCGGCGTCGAACGCCTCGCCGTCGAAGGGAATCCGGGTGCCGTCGTCGAGGAAGACCCAGCCCGAGCGGGTCGCGGCATCGAAGCTCTGCACCGTCGCCTGCACGGCGCAAGCCTACCGCTGCCGGTCCGAAACCACTTTGACCGGCTAAGCAGCTCGGTGCCAGCATCGTCCGGATGACTGCGGGGGTGCGAAGAAGCCTGTGGCGCGCCCGGGACTTCCGGCGCTACGCGGGGGCGGACGCGATCAGCAAGCTCGGCAGCGAGGTCTCCCTGGTCGCCCTGCCGCTGACCGCGGCGATCGCGCTGCGCGCGAGCCCGTTCCAGGTCGGGCTGCTCACCGCCGCGGAGATGGCGGCGTTCCTGCTGGTCGGCCTGCCCGCCGGGGCCTGGGTGGACCGGATGCGGCGCCGTCCCGTCCTGGTCGCCGCCGACGTGGTCCGCGCGGTGGCGTTGCTGTCGGTCCCGGCCGCCGCCGCGGCCGGGGTGCTCGGCCTGCCCCAGATGTACGCGGTCGCCCTGCTGACCGGGCTGTGCACGGTCTTCTTCGACGTCGCCCACCAGAGTTACCTCCCGTCCATCGTGGGCCGGGAGGACCTCGCCCGCGGGCACGGCACGCTCGCCGCGAACCAGTCGCTCGCCCAGCTCGCGGGCCCGGGGCTCGGCGGCTGGCTGGTGCAGGCCCTCACCGCCCCGATCGCGGTGGTCGCCGACGCTCTCAGCTACGGGGTGTCCGGGCTGCTGCTCCTCGGCGTACGCGTGGACGAGCGGCGTGAGGCCGGGACGCGGGCGGGTACGGAGGCCGGGACGCGGGCGGGCGCGGGGACCGGTGACACGCCGGACGCGGTGCCGGAGCGGGGCGCCTCGGGCGGCGCCCGGGCCGCCCGGCTGCGCTCGGAGATCGCGGAAGGGCTCCGGTTCGTCGCCGGACAGCCCGTCCTGCGCCGGGTCGCCGCCGTCGGGGCGCTGACCATGCTGTCGTTCGGCCTGTGGTCGGCCACGGTGCCGCTCTACCTGGTCCGCGAGGTCGGCACGAGCCCCGGCGCGTACGGCACGCTGCTGTCGGCGGGCGCGGTCGGCGGGGTGGCCGGGGCCTGGCTCGCCCCGCGCGTCGCGGCCCGGCTGGGCGTCGGCCGGGCGATGTACGCGGCGGCGTGGGCGGCCACGCTGTGCACCGCCCCGCTGGCACTGACGGCGGCCGGGTGGCGACTGCTGATCCTGCCGGCGGCCCTCGCGGCCAGTGGGGTGGCGACCACCGTCTTCAGCGTGGCGCAGGGGGCCTACCGCCAGTCGATCTGCCCGCCGCACCTGCTCGGCCGCCTGAGCGCCACCATGCGCTTCCTGATGTGGGGCTGGATGCCGTTCGGCGGCCTGCTGGCGGGCACGCTCGGCCAGCTCGCGGGGGTGCGGGTCGCGTTCTGGACCGCCTGCGGGGCCTACACGCTCGCCCATCTGCCGATCCTGCTGGCCCCGCGGGTCCGCGCGGTCTCCTAGCTCTCCTCGCCGGGGCCCGGCTCGGCGATGTAGGAGGCGAGGCCGCGCAGGAGGATCTCCAGGCCGAGTTCGAACCGGTAGTCGTTCGACTCGTCCACCATCCTGTCGGCGAGCGCCACCAGGTTCGGGAACCGGTCGGCGGGCAGCGAGGCGAAATAGCCCTCGATCTCCTCCCGCATCTCCTGCGGCGCCTTGCCGCCGCTCTCCGGATAGCGGTCCTGCCAGAGGACCTCCTCCAGCACGAACCCGTCCAGGTAGGTCGAGAGCAGGTCGCCCGCGATGGCCATGACCTCTCTCGGCAGGCCGGCCGCCGCGAAGACGGCCAGCAGTTTCTCCACGTGGGGGAGCAGCTCGGGCGAGAAGGGCACACGGCCGAGGGAGATCTTGACCGCGTCGCGATGGCTGAGGAGTCTGCGGCGGCCCTGGCGGGCGAAGTCCCTGATCTGCTCCTGCCAGCGCTCGGGGTCGGGCTCGGGCAGCTCGTAGCCCTCGAACATGCGGTTGTACATGAGCTGCAGCAGCTCGTCCTTGTCGCGTACGTGGACGTACAACGCCGAGACGGCGACGCCGAGCTCGGATGCGACCTGCCGCATGCTCAGGCGGTCGTAGCCCTCACGGTCCAGGACCGTGTAGGCGGCGTCGACGATGCGCTCGCGGGTGAGGGGCACCCTGGCCGGCGTACGTCGCCTGGGCGGACGCTCCCACGGCGGTGTGGGCATGTCCGGCTGCGTCATGAGGACCTCCCGCTGTTCCGCCCATGCTAGTGAACACCGCTCCGTGTTCACGAACACTGCTCTCAACACGAGATATATCTTGTGCGCGCGACAAGACGCGATATATCTTGTTGAACGCCGAACTTGTAGGTGAACATTGATCGGTGATAGAACAGCGCTCAGTTTACTATGAACAGTGTTCAGTACCCCTGGAGGGGTGATGTCGGAACCAATCACCGCCACGGCGCCACCAGCGCCGCCGACCCGAGCGCCGTACCGCTGGCGCTGGGCGGCTCTCTTCGTGATCCTCGCCGGGGAGGTCATGGACCTCCTCGACGCGACGGTCACCAACATCGCGGCGCCGAGCATGCGCGCCGATCTCGGCGGCTCGGAGGGGACCATCCAGTGGATGGGCGCCGCCTACACCCTGGCCATGGCCGTCGGCCTGATCACCGGAGGCAGGCTGGGGGACATCTTCGGCCGCAAGCGGATGTTCCTGATCGGCGCCGCGGGTTTCACCGCGGGGTCCCTGCTCTGCGCCGTCGCCCAGACTCCCGAGGTGCTCATCGGCGCCCGGGTGATCCAGGGCCTGTTCGGCTCGGTCATGCTGCCGCAGGGACTCGGCATGATCAAGGAGATGTTCCCGCCCGCGGAGATGGGCAAGGCGTTCGGCATGTTCGGGCCGGTCATGGGCCTGTCCGCGGTCGGCGGCCCGATCCTCGCGGGCTGGCTGGTCGAGGCCGACTTCTGGGGCACCGGCTGGAGGATGATCTTCCTCGTCAACCTGCCGCTGGGCCTCGCCGCGCTGGCCGCCGGCATGCGTTTCCTGCCGGAGTCGAGGTCGCCGCACCCGCTGCGCCTCGACATGGGCGGGGTGGCGCTCGCGTCCCTGGGCGGCTTCCTGGTGATCTTCCCGCTGGTGCAGGGCCGTGAGCACGACTGGCCGCTCTGGGCGTTCGCCATGCTCGTCGCCTCGGTCGTCGTCTTCGCCGTCTTCGGCCTGTTCCAGTCGCGCCGCAGCCGTTCCGGCGGCGACCCGCTGATCGTGCCGAGCCTGTTCCGCAAGCGCGCGTTCACCGGCGGCCTGCTGACCGGCATCGTGTTCTTCTCCGGCATGGCCGGGTTCATGCTGGTCTTCAACCTCTACACCCAGATGGGGCTCGGCTACTCGGCGCTCAAGGCCGGTCTGGCGATGGCCCCGTGGTCGGCCGGCATGATCGTCGGATTCGGGCTCGCCCAGCCGCTGCAGAGGTTCGGGCGCAGGCTCCTCCAGGGCGGCACCCTCGTCATGGCGCTCGGCGTGGCCGGCGTCCTGCTCACGCTGAACATCACGGGCACGCACCCCAACCCCTGGCAACTGGCCCCGGCCCTCGTGGTGGCGGGGATCGGCATGGGCCTGCTGATGTCGCCGTTCTTCGACATCGTGCTGGCCGGGGTCGAGGAGCACGAGACGGGCTCCGCGTCCGGCACCCTGACGGCCGTGCAGCAGCTGGGCAGCGCGTTCGGCTACGCCCTGCTCGGCACGGTCTTCTTCGACCTGCTCGGCGGCGTGCCGAGCGCCGGAAGCTTCGACCAGGCGATCAAGGTGACCCTCTGGGTGGTCGCCGGGATGCTCGTGGTGACGTTCGCGGTGGCCTTCCTGCTGCCCCGGCAGGCCCGGGAGAACGCGGAGGCGGCCCACTGACCACGACAGCGGACACGATCACGCCGGCACGGGGGCCGGCGTGATCCTCGCGTTCACGCGGTCCGGCCGGGCGCCGCGGACAGGCGGGCGGCGACCTCCGCGGTGGCGGGGCCGACGCCCAGGGCCAGGGCGGCACGCAGGTCCTCCAGCGTGTCCACGTCCCTGCGCACCGAGGCGATGTCGGGCAGGGCCAGCTCCTTGGCCCCCCGGGACAGGTGCCTGGCCCTCGACTCGCCGCCGAACCCCGGCCGGAAGGACACGCCCGGCCGTACGCCGTAGAACGTCGTGCCCACCTCGGCCGCGTCGGGGACGAACGCCTGGTCGAACTCCAGCGCCGCCGCGAGCACCGTCTCCAGCTCCGCGGGCCGCAGCGCGGGCAGGTCGGCCTGCAGAGCGCCGACGGCGTCGTCGGGCGCGAGCCGTACGGCCTCCTCCGCGCCCGCCCGCAGGGCGGTGTTGAGCCCCCGGTCCGGGTCGGCGACCACGTGGGCGCCGAGCGCGGCCAGCCGCCGCGCGGGCAGCGGGTCGGCCGTCACGACCACCACGCGCGCCACCAGCGGGCACCGCAGCGCCGCCGTCACGGTGTCGGAGGCCACCGCGACCGCCAGATCGGTCCGGTACGGCCCCGCCGCCGCGGCGAGCCGCGTCTTGGCCCGGATCAAGGTCTTCACCGGGACCACTATTGACCATCGCGCGAGGTGCATGCCTGTAGCATCCCGCCTCGACATCGCCCATGGCCAACCGGGAGACTTGTGCCGGATCCCGGTGATTTGGAGACCCTGTGAGCCACCCCAGCGAGCCCTCGTCCGACCCGAACGCCCCCGCAGTGCCCACCCCCGCCGTGGTGAGCCGCCGTGCCGGCCGGCCGCCGCGCTTCTGGGAGACGCTCGCGGTCGTCGTCGTCAAGCCGCTCTCACGGCTGTTCGTGAAGCGGCGGTGGCGCGGCGGGGAGAACATCCCCCGCACCGGCGGGCTGATCATCGCGGCCAACCACCTGTCGTGGTCGGACCCCGTGCTGCTCTCGCACTACCTGTACAACAACGGGCGGTGGCCGACGATCCTGGCCAAGGCGGGTCTCTTCCGGATCCGCGGACTGGGTCACGCCATCGCCCAGCTCCAGGCCATCCCGGTCGAGCGCAACAGCACCGAGGCCACCCAGTCGCTCAAGATCGCCGAAGAGCGGCTGCGGAGCGGCGCCTGCATCCTGTTCTATCCCGAGGGCACGATCACCCGCGATCCCGAGCTGTGGCCCATGGCCGGCAAGACCGGTGTCGCCCGGCTGGCCCTCGCGACCGGCGTGCCGGTCATCCCGATCGCCCACTGGGGCGCCCAGGAACTGCTGCCGTACGGAGCGACGAAGCCTCGCCTGCTGCCCCGCAAGAGCTTCCACGTGCTCGCCGGACCGCCGGTCGACCTGTCCAAGTACGCCGGGCAGCCCATGCGCGGCTCGGTCCTGCGCGAGGCGACCGCGGACATCACGGCCGCCATCACCGGCCTGCTCGCCGAGATTCGGGACGAGAAGGCGCCGGAGGTCCCCTATGACCCGAAGAACGCGGCCAACGGCTGAGCGGGGCGTACGGTGAGGGAGGAGCGCGCGGAGCAAGAGGAGTGGTGCGGCCAGTGAGCAGGGCGGCTGTTTTCGGAACGGGCTCGTGGGGCACCACGTTCGCGATGATCCTCGCCGAGGCCGGCACCCCCGCGACCCTGTGGGGCAGGCGGGCGGAGATCGTCGACGCGATCAACGAGACCCGGGAGAACCCCGAATACCTGCCCGGGACCCGGCTGCCCGACACGATCCGCGCGACGACCGACCCCGCCGAGGCCATGGACGGCGCGGACTTCGTGGTCCTCGCGGTGCCGTCCCAGACGCTGCGCGGCAACCTGCAGGTGTGGAAGCCCCACATCCCGTCCGGGGCGGTGCTGGTCAGCCTCATGAAGGGGGTCGAGCTCGGCACCTGCAAGCGGATGAGCGAGGTCGTCTGCGAGGTGGCCGAGGTGCCGGAGCAGCGGGTGGCCGTGGTCTCCGGGCCCAACCTGGTCCCCGAGCTGGCCCAGCGGCAGCCCGCCGCGGCCGTCGTCGCCTGCCGCGACGAGGACGTGGCCGTCCGGCTCCAGGATGCGTGCCACCTGCCGTGGTTCCGGACCTACACGAATCCGGACGTCGTGGGCGTCGAACTCGGTGGCGCGGTCAAGAACGTCATCGCGCTGGCCGTCGGCGTGGCGGCCGGCATGGGCCTGGGCGACAACGTGCGGGCGACGCTCATGACGCGCGGGCTGGCCGAGATCGCCCGGCTGGGCGCGGTGCTCGGGGCGGACCAGCACACCTTCGCCGGCCTCGCCGGCATGGGCGACCTCGTCGCCACCTGCACCTCCCCGCTGTCGCGCAACCGCACCTTCGGCGAGAACCTCGGCCGCGGCATGACGATGGCCGAGGTCGTCGCGGCCACGAAGCAGACGGCCGAGGGCGTCAAGACGTGCGAGTCGGTGCTCGAACTGGCCAGGAAGCACGACGTGGAGATGCCGATCACCGAGGTCGTCGTCGGGGTCGTCCACGACGGCATGACCCCCGGAGAGGCGGCCGTGCTGCTGATGTCGCGCACCCCCAAACCGGAGCGCTACGGCGTCTGATCAGGGATTCGGGCCTCCACGACGCGCGCGGCTGACAAGCCGTTTTGCGCCTCGAACACGGTAGATTCGGGCATCATGAATGAGGATCGCGAGTCCCCGTCACGCGTGCGCGTGGCAGTCGTCTTCGGCGGCCGCAACTCCGAGCACGCCGTATCCCTGATGGGCGCGGGCAGTGTGCTGGATGTCATCGACCGGTCGAAGTACGAGGTCATCCCCATCGGCATCGCCCAGGACGGCCGCTGGGTGCTGGCGTCGGGCACCCAGTCCTACGCGATCGAGTCCGGCCGCCTGCCCGTCGTGGACGACTCCGGCACCGCGCTCGCACTGCCGGGGGACTCCGGCACCCTCGTGGCGCTGGAGCCCGGTGAGATCCCGCAGGCGCTCGGGCGGGTCGACGTCGTTTTCCCCCTGCTGCACGGCCCGTACGGCGAGGACGGCACGATCCAGGGCCTGCTGGAGCTGGCCGGGGTCCGCTATGTGGGCTCCGGCGTGCTGGCCAGCGCGGTCGGCATGGACAAGGCCTACATGAAGCTCGTGCTGCACGCGGCCGGGCTGCCCGTGGGCCCGTTCGTGGTCGTACGCGACCGCGACTGGCGCATCGACCGCGGCCGGGTGCTCAAGGAGATCGAGGAACTGGGCTGGCCGGTGTTCGTCAAGCCGGCCCGCGCCGGTTCGTCGCAGGGCATCTCCAAAGCGCACGATCCCGAGTCGCTGGAGGCGGCCATCGAGCTCGCCCGCGAGCACGACCCGAAGGTGCTCGTGGAGGCCGCCATCGTCGGCCGCGAGGTCGAGTGCGCCGTGCTGGAGTCGCTGGACGACGCCGCCCCCGAGGCGAGCGTCCCCGGCGAGGTGCTCGTGGAGGGCGGCCAGGAGTTCTACGACTTCGAGGCCAAGTATCACCCCGGGCAGATGGCGCTCCAGGCGCCTGCCGACATCCCGGCGGAGGTGGCCGAGACGCTGCGCGCCATGGCCGTGCGCGCGTTCGAGGCGCTCGGCTGCGAGGGCCTGTCGCGGGTCGACTTCTTCTACACGCCGTCCGGTGAGGTGCTCGTCAACGAGATCAACACCATGCCGGGTTTCACGTCGACGTCGGTCGCGCC comes from Microbispora sp. ZYX-F-249 and encodes:
- a CDS encoding MFS transporter, translated to MLVAIDATALLLALPQLSADLGATGVEQLWISDSYGFMVAGLVIVMGTVGDRIGHRRLLLVGGAAFLVLSVVAAFVAGPSMLIVARALLGVAGATLAPSTLALLGVVAAAVYRSRMEGTSDSLAGAVAASRHLPAGQGAQLLQAAREAFTAGLHVTGVVAAVVFAGPAVLVLAMRPATRTAPAALPG
- a CDS encoding YciI family protein — protein: MKFLIGMHINPAVLDALTDEERAAIGEGHGRFIEELKRSGELITTQALADPSQAAVVSVRNGQPVVTDGPFLESKEYLGGFYLIDCEDRDRAIELAALIPDAAIEGLGIEVRQVMFADGQLEA
- a CDS encoding RNA polymerase sigma factor, with amino-acid sequence MTAPVVEDLLRELTPQVLGALVRRHGRFEDCEDAVQEAVLAAAVQWPAEGMPDNPRGWLVTVASRRLIDQMRSDHARREREAATAADVVPQDVPATDDTLVLLFLCCHPTLTPATQTALTLRAVGGLTTAEIARAFLVPEATMAARISRAKQRVKAAGGSFGLPDGAERAERLRVVLHVLYLIFNEGYTASSGSELHRADLAREAIRLTRMVHAQLPGDGEVTGLLALMLLTHARREARTTAAGDLVPLAEQDRTKWDRRLIDEGVELVKASLAGPALGPYQLQAAIAATHADAAMPEETNWPQVHALYLILERIAPNPMVTLNRAIALAEIEGPAAGLALLSTLDGDERMAGHHRLLSVRAHLLEKTGDTAGAYEHYRRAAKATASIAEQRYLESRAGRLRTRS
- a CDS encoding MFS transporter — encoded protein: MTAGVRRSLWRARDFRRYAGADAISKLGSEVSLVALPLTAAIALRASPFQVGLLTAAEMAAFLLVGLPAGAWVDRMRRRPVLVAADVVRAVALLSVPAAAAAGVLGLPQMYAVALLTGLCTVFFDVAHQSYLPSIVGREDLARGHGTLAANQSLAQLAGPGLGGWLVQALTAPIAVVADALSYGVSGLLLLGVRVDERREAGTRAGTEAGTRAGAGTGDTPDAVPERGASGGARAARLRSEIAEGLRFVAGQPVLRRVAAVGALTMLSFGLWSATVPLYLVREVGTSPGAYGTLLSAGAVGGVAGAWLAPRVAARLGVGRAMYAAAWAATLCTAPLALTAAGWRLLILPAALAASGVATTVFSVAQGAYRQSICPPHLLGRLSATMRFLMWGWMPFGGLLAGTLGQLAGVRVAFWTACGAYTLAHLPILLAPRVRAVS
- a CDS encoding TetR/AcrR family transcriptional regulator, which produces MTQPDMPTPPWERPPRRRTPARVPLTRERIVDAAYTVLDREGYDRLSMRQVASELGVAVSALYVHVRDKDELLQLMYNRMFEGYELPEPDPERWQEQIRDFARQGRRRLLSHRDAVKISLGRVPFSPELLPHVEKLLAVFAAAGLPREVMAIAGDLLSTYLDGFVLEEVLWQDRYPESGGKAPQEMREEIEGYFASLPADRFPNLVALADRMVDESNDYRFELGLEILLRGLASYIAEPGPGEES
- a CDS encoding MFS transporter gives rise to the protein MSEPITATAPPAPPTRAPYRWRWAALFVILAGEVMDLLDATVTNIAAPSMRADLGGSEGTIQWMGAAYTLAMAVGLITGGRLGDIFGRKRMFLIGAAGFTAGSLLCAVAQTPEVLIGARVIQGLFGSVMLPQGLGMIKEMFPPAEMGKAFGMFGPVMGLSAVGGPILAGWLVEADFWGTGWRMIFLVNLPLGLAALAAGMRFLPESRSPHPLRLDMGGVALASLGGFLVIFPLVQGREHDWPLWAFAMLVASVVVFAVFGLFQSRRSRSGGDPLIVPSLFRKRAFTGGLLTGIVFFSGMAGFMLVFNLYTQMGLGYSALKAGLAMAPWSAGMIVGFGLAQPLQRFGRRLLQGGTLVMALGVAGVLLTLNITGTHPNPWQLAPALVVAGIGMGLLMSPFFDIVLAGVEEHETGSASGTLTAVQQLGSAFGYALLGTVFFDLLGGVPSAGSFDQAIKVTLWVVAGMLVVTFAVAFLLPRQARENAEAAH
- the cofC gene encoding 2-phospho-L-lactate guanylyltransferase, with protein sequence MHLARWSIVVPVKTLIRAKTRLAAAAGPYRTDLAVAVASDTVTAALRCPLVARVVVVTADPLPARRLAALGAHVVADPDRGLNTALRAGAEEAVRLAPDDAVGALQADLPALRPAELETVLAAALEFDQAFVPDAAEVGTTFYGVRPGVSFRPGFGGESRARHLSRGAKELALPDIASVRRDVDTLEDLRAALALGVGPATAEVAARLSAAPGRTA
- a CDS encoding lysophospholipid acyltransferase family protein, giving the protein MSHPSEPSSDPNAPAVPTPAVVSRRAGRPPRFWETLAVVVVKPLSRLFVKRRWRGGENIPRTGGLIIAANHLSWSDPVLLSHYLYNNGRWPTILAKAGLFRIRGLGHAIAQLQAIPVERNSTEATQSLKIAEERLRSGACILFYPEGTITRDPELWPMAGKTGVARLALATGVPVIPIAHWGAQELLPYGATKPRLLPRKSFHVLAGPPVDLSKYAGQPMRGSVLREATADITAAITGLLAEIRDEKAPEVPYDPKNAANG
- a CDS encoding NAD(P)H-dependent glycerol-3-phosphate dehydrogenase, with amino-acid sequence MSRAAVFGTGSWGTTFAMILAEAGTPATLWGRRAEIVDAINETRENPEYLPGTRLPDTIRATTDPAEAMDGADFVVLAVPSQTLRGNLQVWKPHIPSGAVLVSLMKGVELGTCKRMSEVVCEVAEVPEQRVAVVSGPNLVPELAQRQPAAAVVACRDEDVAVRLQDACHLPWFRTYTNPDVVGVELGGAVKNVIALAVGVAAGMGLGDNVRATLMTRGLAEIARLGAVLGADQHTFAGLAGMGDLVATCTSPLSRNRTFGENLGRGMTMAEVVAATKQTAEGVKTCESVLELARKHDVEMPITEVVVGVVHDGMTPGEAAVLLMSRTPKPERYGV
- a CDS encoding D-alanine--D-alanine ligase family protein; its protein translation is MNEDRESPSRVRVAVVFGGRNSEHAVSLMGAGSVLDVIDRSKYEVIPIGIAQDGRWVLASGTQSYAIESGRLPVVDDSGTALALPGDSGTLVALEPGEIPQALGRVDVVFPLLHGPYGEDGTIQGLLELAGVRYVGSGVLASAVGMDKAYMKLVLHAAGLPVGPFVVVRDRDWRIDRGRVLKEIEELGWPVFVKPARAGSSQGISKAHDPESLEAAIELAREHDPKVLVEAAIVGREVECAVLESLDDAAPEASVPGEVLVEGGQEFYDFEAKYHPGQMALQAPADIPAEVAETLRAMAVRAFEALGCEGLSRVDFFYTPSGEVLVNEINTMPGFTSTSVAPQLWAATGLPYAGLVDRLIQLALRRPAGLR